A section of the Asticcacaulis sp. EMRT-3 genome encodes:
- the nuoH gene encoding NADH-quinone oxidoreductase subunit NuoH, translating into MHSFWSSPWGWTIITIGETLAVIVGVMVSLAFLLWGDRKVWAGVQMRKGPNVVGPFGLMQSFADFLKFVLKEVIIPAGADKFIFMLAPLISFVLAFAAWAVIPFAPQWVVSNINVGILYLLAISSLGVYGIIMGGWASNSKYPFLGALRSAAQMVSYEVSIGFIIVTVILLSGSLNLSDIVNKQAGGFWNWNVFGGGHWPLLIVMIPMMVMFYISALAETNRPPFDLPDAESELVAGYQVEYSSTPYLLFMIGEYANIVLMCAMITILFFGGWQFPFPLESLHLPPVVFTLICLLTFIVKVVFWFVMFAMAKAIVPRYRYDQLMRLGWKVFLPVSLVAVLVVAAYRVYGGAL; encoded by the coding sequence ATGCATAGTTTCTGGTCATCACCCTGGGGCTGGACGATCATCACGATCGGCGAGACGCTGGCCGTCATCGTCGGCGTCATGGTGTCGCTCGCCTTCCTTCTGTGGGGCGACCGCAAGGTCTGGGCGGGCGTGCAGATGCGCAAGGGCCCCAATGTCGTCGGGCCGTTCGGTCTGATGCAGTCGTTTGCCGACTTCCTGAAGTTCGTTCTGAAGGAAGTGATTATCCCGGCCGGGGCTGACAAGTTCATCTTCATGCTGGCCCCGCTGATCAGCTTCGTGCTGGCCTTCGCCGCCTGGGCGGTGATTCCGTTCGCACCGCAATGGGTGGTGTCGAACATCAATGTCGGCATTCTCTACCTGCTGGCCATTTCATCGCTCGGTGTTTACGGCATCATCATGGGCGGCTGGGCTTCGAACTCGAAATATCCGTTCCTCGGCGCGCTGCGTTCGGCGGCGCAAATGGTCAGTTATGAAGTCTCGATCGGTTTCATCATTGTCACCGTTATCCTGCTGTCGGGTTCGCTCAATCTGAGCGACATCGTCAATAAGCAGGCCGGGGGTTTCTGGAACTGGAACGTTTTCGGCGGCGGCCACTGGCCCCTGCTGATCGTGATGATCCCGATGATGGTCATGTTCTATATCTCGGCCCTGGCCGAAACCAACCGCCCGCCGTTTGATCTGCCCGACGCGGAATCGGAACTGGTGGCCGGTTATCAGGTCGAATATTCCTCGACACCCTATCTTTTGTTCATGATCGGCGAATACGCCAATATCGTGCTGATGTGCGCGATGATCACCATCCTGTTCTTCGGCGGCTGGCAGTTTCCGTTTCCGCTGGAAAGCCTGCATCTGCCGCCGGTGGTCTTCACCCTGATCTGTTTGCTGACCTTCATCGTCAAGGTCGTGTTCTGGTTCGTCATGTTCGCCATGGCCAAGGCCATCGTGCCGCGCTATCGCTATGACCAGTTGATGCGTCTGGGCTGGAAGGTTTTCCTGCCGGTTTCGCTGGTAGCTGTGCTGGTCGTGGCGGCTTACCGTGTTTATGGAGGCGCATTATGA
- the nuoK gene encoding NADH-quinone oxidoreductase subunit NuoK, whose translation MIELSNYLTVSAILFTIGVVGIFLNRRNVIIILMSIELMLLAVNINFVAFSVYQHNVLGQIMAMFVLTVAAAEAAVGLAILVTFFRNRGDIEVDDASMMKG comes from the coding sequence ATGATCGAACTTTCCAACTATCTGACCGTATCGGCCATTCTGTTCACCATTGGCGTTGTGGGCATTTTCCTCAACCGCCGCAATGTCATCATCATCCTGATGTCGATCGAACTGATGCTTCTGGCGGTCAATATCAACTTCGTCGCCTTCTCGGTCTATCAGCATAATGTGCTGGGTCAGATCATGGCGATGTTCGTCCTGACTGTGGCGGCGGCCGAGGCGGCTGTCGGACTGGCCATTCTCGTCACCTTCTTCCGTAATCGCGGCGACATCGAGGTCGATGACGCCAGCATGATGAAAGGCTAA
- the nuoL gene encoding NADH-quinone oxidoreductase subunit L, giving the protein MPAVVTACVMLPLAAAFVVGLFGRRLGNIASQTITTGLLFVSCLLGWSTFIAHTWGGMADFTVQLLPFINIGDFHSAWSVRIDAMSCVMLVVVTTVSSLVHLYSWGYMAEDPSRPRFFAYLSLFTFAMLMLVTAADFMQLFFGWEGVGLASYLLIGFWFNKESASSAAIKAFVVNRVGDFGFALGIMTVFWQFHTINFAELFPMIAAHKGMVWQFAGHSFSGLDLAAFLLFIGAMGKSAQFFLHTWLPDAMEGPTPVSALIHAATMVTAGVYMVCLLSPLFEYAPVAKMIVAYIGAITAIFAATIGFTQNDIKRVIAYSTCSQLGYMFFAAGVGAYPMAMFHLFTHAFFKALLFLGAGSVIHGMHHEQDMRKMGGIWKYMPVTYAVMTIGTIAITGIGIPFTNIGFAGFFSKDAIIESAWAMHGTPQGMFAFIMGVAAAFLTALYSFRLIFMTFHGKKHWLHEEGDHHHEVIDGHNVSEPEHADDHAHAHDDHGQDHGHGHGHGHTPHESPLIMLVPLLVLAFGAAFAGFLFAPYFIGEHFQQFWGKAIFLAPGNDVMEGREHITQLWVHLAPLAVTLLGIAVAWYYYIARPDLPKKMAAKDGPIYNFLYHKWYFDEIYQATFVKLTKVLGDFFWKICDIRIIDGLGPNGAAWAALKSAKNLVKTQTGYVYHYAFFMFLGVVGLLSYVLWMVR; this is encoded by the coding sequence ATGCCTGCCGTGGTCACGGCCTGCGTCATGCTGCCGCTGGCGGCCGCTTTCGTGGTCGGCCTGTTTGGCCGCCGCCTTGGCAATATCGCCTCGCAGACGATCACGACCGGGCTTTTGTTCGTGTCGTGCCTGCTCGGCTGGTCCACCTTCATCGCCCATACCTGGGGCGGCATGGCGGACTTCACCGTCCAGCTTCTGCCCTTCATCAATATCGGCGATTTCCATTCGGCCTGGTCGGTGCGTATCGACGCCATGTCGTGCGTGATGCTGGTGGTGGTGACCACCGTGTCGTCTCTGGTTCACCTCTATAGCTGGGGCTATATGGCGGAAGACCCGTCGCGGCCGCGCTTCTTCGCCTATTTGTCGCTGTTCACCTTCGCCATGCTGATGCTGGTGACCGCCGCTGACTTCATGCAATTGTTCTTCGGCTGGGAAGGAGTGGGGCTGGCCTCGTATCTGCTGATCGGCTTCTGGTTCAACAAGGAAAGCGCTTCTTCGGCGGCCATCAAGGCCTTCGTGGTCAATCGCGTCGGCGATTTCGGCTTTGCGCTTGGCATCATGACCGTGTTCTGGCAGTTCCATACGATCAATTTCGCCGAACTGTTCCCAATGATCGCCGCCCACAAGGGCATGGTGTGGCAATTCGCCGGTCACAGCTTCTCGGGCCTTGATCTGGCCGCCTTCCTTTTATTCATCGGCGCGATGGGTAAGTCGGCGCAGTTCTTCCTGCACACCTGGCTGCCCGACGCTATGGAAGGCCCGACGCCCGTTTCGGCCCTGATCCACGCCGCCACCATGGTGACGGCCGGCGTCTATATGGTTTGTCTGCTGTCCCCCCTGTTTGAATATGCGCCGGTGGCCAAGATGATCGTCGCCTATATCGGCGCGATCACCGCCATCTTCGCTGCCACGATCGGCTTTACGCAGAACGACATCAAGCGCGTCATCGCCTATTCAACCTGTTCGCAGCTCGGTTATATGTTCTTTGCGGCGGGTGTCGGAGCCTATCCGATGGCTATGTTCCACCTGTTCACCCACGCCTTCTTCAAGGCGCTGCTCTTCCTGGGCGCAGGCTCGGTGATCCACGGGATGCACCATGAGCAGGACATGCGCAAAATGGGCGGTATCTGGAAATATATGCCCGTCACCTATGCGGTGATGACCATCGGCACCATCGCTATTACCGGCATTGGCATTCCCTTCACCAATATTGGTTTTGCCGGATTCTTCTCGAAAGACGCCATTATCGAATCGGCCTGGGCCATGCACGGCACACCACAAGGCATGTTCGCCTTCATCATGGGCGTGGCGGCGGCATTCCTGACGGCGCTCTATTCTTTCCGTCTGATCTTCATGACCTTCCACGGCAAGAAGCACTGGCTGCATGAGGAGGGCGACCATCATCATGAGGTCATTGACGGTCACAACGTTTCCGAACCCGAACACGCCGATGACCATGCTCATGCGCATGATGATCACGGCCAAGATCATGGTCATGGTCATGGTCATGGTCATACGCCGCACGAAAGCCCGCTGATCATGCTGGTGCCGCTGCTGGTGCTGGCCTTCGGGGCGGCTTTCGCTGGCTTCCTGTTTGCACCCTACTTTATCGGCGAGCATTTCCAGCAGTTCTGGGGCAAAGCGATCTTCCTGGCGCCCGGTAATGACGTGATGGAAGGCCGTGAGCACATCACCCAGCTCTGGGTGCATCTGGCGCCTTTGGCCGTGACCCTTCTGGGCATCGCTGTTGCCTGGTATTACTATATTGCCCGGCCTGATCTGCCGAAAAAGATGGCAGCCAAGGACGGCCCGATCTACAACTTCCTGTATCATAAGTGGTATTTCGACGAAATCTATCAGGCGACCTTTGTTAAGCTGACTAAGGTGCTGGGCGATTTCTTCTGGAAGATCTGCGATATTCGCATCATCGACGGGCTTGGGCCCAACGGCGCGGCCTGGGCGGCCCTCAAATCCGCCAAGAACCTCGTCAAGACCCAGACCGGTTATGTTTATCACTACGCCTTCTTCATGTTCCTGGGGGTTGTGGGGCTTTTGTCCTACGTCCTGTGGATGGTGCGCTAA
- the nuoI gene encoding NADH-quinone oxidoreductase subunit NuoI — MMSRIVQGFKAALLMDFVGATGLAVKYMLKPKATINYPFEKGPISPRFRGEHALRRYDNGEERCIACKLCEAICPAQAITIEAEPRADGSRRTTRYDIDMVKCIYCGLCQEACPVDAIVEGPNFEFSTDTREELLYDKQRLLDNGDRWEREIARSLELDAPYR; from the coding sequence ATGATGTCGCGCATCGTTCAGGGCTTCAAGGCCGCGCTTTTGATGGACTTCGTCGGCGCTACCGGCCTTGCCGTCAAATATATGCTGAAGCCGAAGGCCACGATCAACTACCCGTTTGAGAAGGGCCCGATCAGCCCGCGCTTTCGTGGTGAACACGCCCTGCGCCGTTATGACAACGGCGAGGAGCGCTGCATCGCCTGCAAGCTGTGCGAGGCGATCTGTCCGGCTCAGGCCATTACCATCGAGGCCGAGCCGCGCGCCGATGGTTCGCGCCGCACCACACGCTACGACATCGACATGGTGAAGTGCATCTATTGCGGCCTGTGTCAGGAAGCCTGTCCGGTGGACGCCATTGTCGAAGGCCCGAATTTCGAATTTTCGACCGACACGCGCGAAGAACTTCTCTACGACAAGCAACGGCTTCTTGATAACGGCGACCGCTGGGAACGCGAAATCGCCCGCAGTCTTGAACTCGATGCGCCGTATCGCTGA
- a CDS encoding NADH-quinone oxidoreductase subunit J has protein sequence MTLMQIAFYIMAALTCLSGLAVITQRNPVHSVLFLILAFFSAAGLFVLMGAEFLAMLLVVVYVGAVAVLFLFVVMMLDVDFNKLRQGFTSYLPIGLVVGLVLLVELVIVSVSVATKGAAAGQLPQAFTANESNIKTIGHVLYTTYAYLFEAAGFVLLVAMVGAIVLTLRDRGQVKRQDIFKQVTRRRKDAVAVVSVKTGEGIEE, from the coding sequence ATGACCCTGATGCAAATCGCTTTTTATATCATGGCGGCCCTGACGTGTTTGTCGGGGCTGGCCGTGATCACCCAGCGCAATCCCGTCCATTCGGTGCTGTTTCTGATTCTCGCCTTCTTCTCGGCAGCGGGCCTGTTCGTACTGATGGGCGCGGAGTTTCTGGCCATGCTGCTGGTCGTCGTCTATGTCGGCGCAGTGGCCGTCCTGTTCCTGTTCGTCGTCATGATGCTCGATGTCGATTTCAACAAGCTGCGTCAGGGCTTTACCAGTTATCTGCCCATCGGCCTGGTGGTCGGGCTGGTTCTGCTGGTCGAACTGGTCATTGTCAGCGTCAGCGTGGCCACGAAAGGCGCGGCGGCAGGTCAATTACCGCAGGCCTTCACGGCCAATGAAAGCAATATCAAGACCATCGGTCATGTGCTCTACACCACTTATGCCTATCTGTTCGAGGCGGCGGGCTTCGTTCTGCTGGTGGCCATGGTGGGGGCCATCGTCCTGACCCTGCGTGATCGCGGTCAGGTCAAGCGTCAGGATATATTCAAGCAGGTTACGCGCCGCCGCAAGGACGCCGTAGCCGTGGTTTCCGTCAAGACGGGCGAAGGAATTGAGGAATGA